One window of Mesorhizobium sp. PAMC28654 genomic DNA carries:
- a CDS encoding ABC transporter substrate-binding protein produces MRKSSLVSALATAGLVVGAVSGALAADTITVASWGGTYQEAQTKAFFKPTADALGITIKEDTTNGLDDVRLQVTGNAVKWDITELGADECARGSKEGLFEKLDYNIIDKTGINPKLVHDDWVGISYTSVVLIYRTDVFGDKGPKTWADFWNVEKFPGRRALSGSQSTETLSVAALAEGLPIDKVYPVDVDAALKSVDKIRGHIDAWWTSGAQAMQLVKDGEVDMASIWNGRAGTLKKEGAPVSFSFDQGVLTADCMVIPKGSKNKDIAMKALAMFVSPQLQANLPLYVDNGPVNEKAFETGKIPADRIKDINSSPENVKKQVLQDAEFWRDNLVEATEKFNNLIQQ; encoded by the coding sequence ATGAGAAAATCAAGCCTTGTTAGTGCACTGGCCACGGCCGGTCTGGTCGTCGGCGCCGTCTCGGGCGCGCTCGCGGCCGACACCATTACTGTCGCTTCGTGGGGCGGCACCTATCAGGAAGCGCAGACCAAAGCCTTCTTCAAGCCCACCGCCGATGCACTCGGCATCACGATCAAGGAAGACACCACCAACGGACTGGACGACGTCCGACTCCAGGTGACCGGCAATGCGGTCAAGTGGGACATCACCGAACTGGGCGCGGACGAATGCGCCAGGGGCTCCAAGGAAGGCCTGTTCGAGAAGCTCGACTACAACATCATCGACAAGACCGGGATCAACCCGAAGCTCGTGCATGACGACTGGGTGGGCATCTCCTACACGTCCGTGGTGCTGATCTATCGTACCGATGTCTTTGGCGACAAGGGACCGAAGACCTGGGCTGACTTCTGGAATGTCGAGAAGTTTCCGGGCCGCCGCGCGCTCAGCGGAAGTCAGTCGACCGAAACGCTCAGCGTCGCTGCCCTTGCCGAAGGCCTTCCCATCGACAAGGTCTATCCCGTGGACGTCGACGCCGCTTTGAAGTCGGTGGACAAGATTCGCGGCCACATCGACGCCTGGTGGACGTCCGGCGCCCAGGCCATGCAGTTGGTCAAGGACGGCGAAGTCGACATGGCCAGCATCTGGAACGGGCGCGCCGGCACCCTGAAGAAGGAAGGCGCGCCGGTGAGCTTCTCCTTCGATCAGGGCGTTCTCACCGCGGACTGCATGGTCATACCCAAGGGCTCGAAGAACAAGGACATCGCCATGAAGGCGCTTGCGATGTTCGTCAGCCCACAACTTCAGGCCAATCTGCCGCTCTATGTCGACAACGGGCCAGTGAACGAGAAGGCTTTCGAGACCGGCAAGATTCCCGCGGACAGGATCAAGGACATCAATTCATCGCCCGAGAACGTCAAGAAACAGGTTCTGCAGGATGCCGAATTCTGGCGTGACAACCTCGTGGAAGCCACGGAAAAATTCAACAACCTGATCCAGCAGTAA
- a CDS encoding 2-dehydropantoate 2-reductase, with protein MRICIYGAGAIGGLVGARLAKVGHEVSLIARGPHLHAMQASGLRLVESETSSTVQVAAYENPAEAGEQDVVVVALKAPAVAGIVDRMQPLLGPATSVVMAVNGVPWWYFHDLDGPWRDHVLESVDPGGVQKHGIGADRVIGCVVYPAAEVVEPGVVKHVSGDRFSLGEPSGVATERVKAFSKALIGAGLKAPVKADIRTEIWVKLWGNVAFNPISALTGATLARICGEAETRRLALSIMTEAEKVANALGVTMPISVERRIDGAAAIGEHKTSMLQDLERGRQMEIDAVVAAVAELGRIVGVETPTIDTVLALVRQRASIAGAYP; from the coding sequence ATGAGAATCTGTATCTACGGCGCAGGTGCCATCGGCGGCCTGGTGGGCGCCCGTCTGGCGAAAGTCGGCCATGAAGTCTCGCTGATCGCGCGCGGGCCTCATTTGCACGCGATGCAGGCCAGTGGGCTTCGTCTCGTCGAAAGCGAAACGTCGTCGACCGTGCAGGTTGCGGCCTATGAAAATCCCGCCGAGGCCGGCGAGCAGGACGTTGTCGTCGTTGCGCTGAAGGCGCCGGCCGTTGCCGGTATCGTCGACCGCATGCAGCCACTGCTCGGGCCGGCAACCAGCGTGGTGATGGCGGTCAACGGCGTGCCGTGGTGGTATTTTCATGACCTCGACGGTCCATGGCGTGACCATGTCCTGGAATCGGTCGATCCCGGCGGGGTGCAAAAGCACGGCATTGGAGCCGACCGAGTCATCGGCTGTGTCGTCTACCCGGCGGCGGAAGTGGTCGAGCCTGGTGTGGTCAAGCATGTTTCCGGCGACCGGTTCAGCCTTGGCGAGCCTTCAGGCGTTGCCACGGAGCGTGTAAAGGCGTTCAGCAAGGCGCTGATCGGCGCTGGCCTGAAGGCTCCCGTCAAGGCCGACATCCGAACCGAGATCTGGGTGAAGCTGTGGGGCAACGTGGCCTTCAATCCAATCAGTGCGCTGACGGGAGCCACGCTTGCCCGCATCTGCGGCGAAGCCGAGACGCGGCGACTGGCGCTTTCAATCATGACCGAAGCCGAGAAGGTGGCGAATGCGCTCGGCGTGACCATGCCGATATCGGTGGAGCGTCGCATCGACGGCGCGGCCGCCATCGGCGAGCACAAGACATCGATGCTGCAGGATCTCGAGCGCGGCAGGCAGATGGAGATCGATGCCGTGGTTGCCGCCGTCGCGGAGCTGGGCCGCATTGTTGGCGTCGAAACGCCGACGATAGACACAGTGCTGGCCCTGGTGCGCCAGCGCGCGAGCATTGCCGGCGCTTATCCATGA
- a CDS encoding acyl--CoA ligase, with protein sequence MTSATSTIPALVAAHDPASLAILAPGRAPLTYGGLGDRIAAVAAVFRKAGIAAGDRVAIVMPDSAELATAFLAIASAATAAPLNPSYRTEEFDYYLNDLGTKALVVLEGSETPARAAALARGVAIIELRPVNDAPTGSFDLVVGQATGAPVADADATPADIALVLHTSGTTSKPKIVPLSHLNLTTSARNIARTLSLTQSDRGLVIMPLFHIHGLIGALLSSIAAGASVYCGGGFNALRFFGWLDESTATWYSAVPSMHQAILGRAERNREVMERHRLRLIRSSSAPMSPVLIGELEQIFACPVIESYGMTEAAHQMTSNPLPPSPRKPGSVGIAAGPEVAILGASGKLAAPGQPGEIVIRGPNVTGGYENRPEANAEAFRDGWFRTGDLGHLDEQGYLTISGRLKEIINRGGEKISPREVDDVIAEHPAVLQALTFGMPSEKLGEEVAAAVVLREGAAATESELREFVATRLAPFKVPRRVVFLEEIPKGPTGKLQRIGLAERLGITR encoded by the coding sequence ATGACATCCGCGACTTCAACAATTCCGGCGCTTGTCGCCGCGCATGATCCGGCATCCCTCGCCATTCTCGCACCCGGACGTGCCCCGCTGACTTATGGTGGGCTTGGCGACCGGATCGCGGCCGTCGCTGCTGTGTTTCGAAAGGCCGGCATTGCTGCCGGCGACCGCGTGGCGATCGTCATGCCGGACAGCGCCGAACTGGCCACCGCGTTCCTGGCGATTGCCTCGGCGGCCACGGCCGCGCCGCTCAATCCAAGCTATCGCACGGAGGAGTTCGACTATTACTTGAACGACCTCGGCACCAAGGCCTTGGTGGTGCTGGAAGGGTCCGAGACGCCGGCGCGCGCGGCAGCGCTAGCACGCGGCGTGGCGATCATCGAGTTGCGCCCCGTGAATGATGCGCCGACCGGGTCATTCGATCTCGTCGTCGGGCAGGCAACGGGCGCGCCGGTGGCTGATGCCGACGCGACGCCTGCGGATATCGCGCTGGTGCTGCATACTTCCGGAACCACGTCGAAACCAAAGATCGTGCCGCTCAGCCACCTCAACCTGACAACCTCGGCCCGCAACATCGCCCGCACGCTGTCGTTGACCCAGTCTGATCGCGGGCTGGTGATCATGCCGCTTTTCCACATTCATGGCCTGATCGGTGCGCTGCTGTCTTCGATCGCCGCCGGCGCCAGCGTCTATTGCGGCGGCGGCTTCAATGCGCTGCGCTTCTTCGGCTGGCTGGATGAGTCGACTGCCACCTGGTACAGCGCCGTGCCGTCCATGCATCAGGCGATCCTCGGCCGTGCCGAACGCAACCGCGAGGTGATGGAGCGGCACAGGCTGCGGCTCATCCGCTCCTCGTCCGCGCCAATGTCGCCGGTACTGATCGGCGAACTTGAGCAGATCTTTGCCTGTCCGGTTATCGAATCCTACGGCATGACGGAAGCGGCGCACCAGATGACCAGCAACCCGTTGCCGCCATCGCCGCGCAAGCCGGGCTCGGTCGGCATCGCCGCTGGTCCCGAGGTGGCGATCCTCGGCGCTTCCGGAAAACTGGCGGCGCCGGGCCAACCCGGCGAAATCGTCATCCGCGGGCCGAATGTGACCGGCGGCTACGAGAATCGTCCGGAAGCCAATGCCGAGGCCTTTCGCGATGGCTGGTTTCGCACCGGCGACCTTGGCCATCTGGACGAGCAGGGCTACCTCACCATCAGTGGCCGGCTCAAGGAGATCATCAATCGCGGAGGCGAGAAGATTTCGCCACGCGAGGTGGACGATGTCATTGCCGAACACCCGGCCGTGCTCCAGGCCCTGACCTTCGGCATGCCGAGCGAGAAGCTCGGCGAGGAAGTTGCCGCCGCCGTGGTGCTGCGCGAAGGCGCTGCCGCAACCGAAAGCGAGTTGCGCGAATTCGTAGCCACAAGACTGGCGCCCTTCAAGGTCCCGCGTCGCGTCGTGTTCCTGGAGGAGATACCGAAAGGACCGACCGGAAAATTGCAGCGGATCGGTCTTGCCGAACGGCTGGGGATCACGCGATGA
- a CDS encoding GntR family transcriptional regulator codes for MAKGKNTLRESVYGSLKAIIVTGQLPPGARVTENDLAVKLKVSRTPVREALNRLEQDGLVIGRPRQGYVVTEFDIHMFREAFEIRELLDGYATELATANITAKDKERLREMVRECERLAALPDRKSEDMFQELQIGMDIHRTIAQISGNVMLCGILNGILDKCQHYVWMELLRLDEWKIARDEHFDIVEAICAGDAARAVELTREHIRGSRNNILRLLQAKSDYQTFLARAS; via the coding sequence ATGGCCAAGGGGAAGAACACGTTGCGCGAATCCGTGTACGGGTCGCTGAAGGCGATCATCGTCACCGGACAATTGCCGCCGGGCGCACGCGTTACCGAGAATGACCTGGCAGTGAAGCTGAAGGTCAGCCGCACGCCGGTGCGCGAGGCGCTGAACCGGCTGGAGCAGGACGGGCTGGTCATTGGCCGCCCGCGTCAGGGCTACGTCGTCACCGAATTCGACATCCACATGTTCCGCGAGGCATTCGAGATACGGGAACTGCTGGATGGTTACGCGACCGAGCTGGCGACGGCCAATATCACGGCCAAGGACAAGGAACGCCTGCGCGAAATGGTCAGGGAATGCGAGCGCCTGGCGGCCCTGCCTGACCGCAAATCGGAGGACATGTTCCAGGAGTTGCAGATCGGAATGGACATCCACCGCACCATCGCCCAGATCAGCGGCAATGTGATGCTTTGCGGGATACTGAACGGCATTCTCGACAAGTGCCAGCATTATGTCTGGATGGAACTGCTGAGGCTGGACGAATGGAAGATCGCCCGCGACGAGCACTTCGATATTGTCGAGGCGATTTGCGCGGGTGATGCGGCGCGTGCCGTCGAATTGACGCGCGAGCACATCCGCGGATCACGCAACAACATCCTGCGGCTGCTACAGGCGAAGTCGGACTACCAGACATTTCTTGCTCGCGCCTCATAG
- a CDS encoding FadR/GntR family transcriptional regulator, whose amino-acid sequence MRRRERAVSKLLELIGSASFPEASRLPAERDLSEQLDLSRSALREGLEVLEAEGKIWRHVGQGTFVGGRPRRLAGTAPLVAPHTSPNELMEARILVEPSLARLAATRATAAEIAELRHLLARSEVAKDVETWELWDARLHRAVAEAAHNVLLLSIYEAFNAIRAQPQWSRLRHETLTQERLTIYREEHRAYVDAIAGRDAEAAAQAMRRHLESVRDGLFGSAG is encoded by the coding sequence ATGAGGCGTAGGGAACGCGCCGTATCAAAGCTGCTTGAATTGATCGGGAGTGCGTCCTTTCCTGAGGCCAGCAGGCTTCCGGCGGAGCGCGATCTTTCCGAACAACTCGACCTCAGCCGCAGTGCTTTGCGCGAAGGCCTCGAAGTGCTCGAAGCCGAAGGCAAGATCTGGCGCCATGTCGGGCAGGGCACTTTCGTTGGGGGTCGCCCGCGTCGCCTTGCAGGGACGGCACCGTTGGTCGCGCCGCACACCAGCCCGAATGAACTGATGGAAGCGCGAATCCTTGTCGAGCCGTCGCTGGCGCGGTTAGCGGCGACACGGGCAACGGCGGCCGAGATCGCCGAGCTACGTCATCTGCTCGCCAGGAGCGAAGTGGCGAAGGATGTCGAGACGTGGGAGCTGTGGGACGCACGGCTGCACCGGGCGGTCGCCGAAGCAGCGCACAATGTGCTGCTGCTGTCGATCTACGAGGCCTTCAACGCCATTCGCGCCCAGCCGCAATGGTCGCGGCTGCGGCATGAAACGCTGACGCAGGAACGCCTCACCATCTATCGCGAGGAACACCGCGCCTATGTCGACGCCATTGCCGGGCGCGACGCGGAAGCCGCTGCCCAGGCGATGCGGCGCCATCTGGAATCCGTGCGCGACGGCCTCTTTGGCAGCGCCGGCTGA
- a CDS encoding TrmH family RNA methyltransferase yields MNSDNNSKTPKDTHYAKLRRAYRDEKSGGAPAFRPRQPVPPGENAADGLVRLYGLHTVRAALDNPRRKISKMLVTRNALERLDIADLAALPFKTELVEPRDIDKVIGSDAVHQGVLIEAEPLKPKRLDALGDAKLVLVLDQVTDPHNVGAILRSAVAFGAGALITTARHSPQESGVLAKSASGALEHIDQIEVKNLADALGQLREAGFQTIGLDSDGPTELETSFAGDKIALVLGAEGKGLRQKTQETVTTLARLDMPGAIRSLNVSNAAAVSLYAARAFLKQRG; encoded by the coding sequence ATGAACAGCGATAACAATTCCAAGACACCAAAAGACACCCACTACGCCAAGCTGCGCCGCGCCTATCGCGACGAGAAGAGCGGCGGCGCGCCAGCATTCCGGCCACGCCAACCAGTGCCGCCGGGCGAAAATGCAGCGGATGGGCTGGTCCGGCTCTATGGCCTGCACACGGTACGGGCTGCGCTGGACAATCCACGCCGCAAGATCAGCAAGATGCTGGTGACGCGCAATGCGCTGGAGCGCCTGGACATAGCCGACCTCGCCGCCTTGCCCTTCAAGACCGAACTTGTCGAGCCGAGGGACATCGACAAGGTGATCGGCTCCGACGCCGTGCACCAGGGCGTGCTGATCGAGGCCGAACCGTTGAAGCCGAAGCGCCTTGATGCCCTTGGGGATGCCAAACTGGTGCTGGTGCTGGACCAGGTCACCGATCCGCACAATGTCGGCGCCATCCTGCGCTCGGCGGTGGCCTTCGGTGCCGGTGCGCTGATCACCACGGCGCGCCATAGCCCACAGGAATCAGGCGTGTTGGCAAAATCGGCTTCCGGCGCGCTGGAACATATCGACCAGATCGAAGTGAAGAACCTGGCTGACGCGCTTGGGCAATTGCGCGAAGCCGGCTTCCAGACCATCGGCCTTGATTCGGACGGCCCCACGGAACTTGAAACCAGCTTCGCCGGTGACAAGATCGCCTTGGTGCTGGGCGCCGAGGGCAAGGGGCTGCGCCAGAAGACTCAGGAGACGGTTACGACGCTGGCACGCCTCGACATGCCCGGCGCCATCCGATCGCTCAATGTGTCTAATGCCGCCGCGGTCAGCCTCTATGCGGCACGGGCATTCCTGAAGCAGCGCGGCTAA